In a single window of the Acidimicrobiia bacterium genome:
- a CDS encoding acyltransferase family protein produces the protein MRRDGHGRRLGTSRAGLATGERARPSHRTIGYRPGLDGVRALAVVAVMLYHDDVSWARGGFVGVDVFFVLSGFLITSLLLSELDDTGRIDRIAFWGRRARRLLPALFLLLVGVVVYAIVWAKPDELHDIRLDGIATIFYVTNWRLVAGGLSYFQTFQVPSPLQHTWSLAIEEQYYLVWPIVLFAARPLWRRRPRALAPAIAALALASAALMAILFHAHASIDRLYYGTDTRAQALLVGSAIAAFQRVPRARAARRAAWLRTVCGAGGVLLLAAVVWRWNTPRFLYRGGFLVVALAAGALVVAAAERGWIARLLSLRPLPAIGLVSYGLYLWHWPVDLVLSTPHVAWHGFPLVAARSALTGALATASYVLVERPIRRHGLAALRGLPERIRGVAIASGVAGATAIALILSTTGAPSLALPSSLPATPPNANATRILMLGDSQMFTLGFWGADEFDRSKAQFEPGALLGCGIFDPDNDDGNCTDRASSWADDITQFDPDLSVLLVGAWETQDFTLDGHRYVHDTPAHEHALERVLTHSLSTLTRRGGHVALLEVPCYGETNAADPTRIARDDPRAVAEVNTAFRAVATRDPSEITFVPWANVICPRGHFVTRIHGVVVRPDGVHYRDTAGGAIAADAIIPKITRLADTAHAERRS, from the coding sequence ATGCGTCGCGACGGGCACGGACGCCGACTCGGCACCTCCCGCGCCGGACTCGCGACCGGCGAACGCGCGCGCCCGTCGCACCGCACGATCGGATACCGACCGGGCCTCGACGGCGTGCGCGCGCTCGCGGTCGTGGCGGTGATGCTGTACCACGACGACGTGTCGTGGGCGCGGGGCGGGTTCGTCGGCGTCGACGTCTTCTTCGTCCTCAGCGGCTTCCTCATCACGTCGCTGCTGTTGAGCGAGCTCGACGACACGGGACGGATCGATCGCATCGCGTTCTGGGGCCGCCGCGCGCGCCGCCTGCTCCCCGCGCTCTTCCTGCTGCTCGTCGGCGTGGTCGTGTACGCGATCGTGTGGGCGAAGCCCGACGAGCTGCACGACATCCGGCTCGACGGCATCGCGACGATCTTCTACGTCACCAACTGGCGCCTCGTCGCGGGCGGTCTCTCGTACTTCCAGACGTTCCAGGTGCCGTCGCCGCTGCAGCACACGTGGTCGCTCGCGATCGAGGAGCAGTACTACCTCGTCTGGCCGATCGTGCTCTTCGCGGCGCGGCCGCTCTGGCGCCGGCGACCGCGCGCGCTCGCACCGGCGATCGCCGCGCTCGCGCTCGCTTCGGCCGCGTTGATGGCGATCCTCTTCCACGCGCACGCGAGCATCGACCGCCTCTACTACGGCACCGACACGCGCGCGCAGGCGTTGCTCGTCGGCTCGGCGATCGCCGCGTTCCAGCGCGTGCCCCGGGCTCGCGCCGCGCGACGAGCGGCGTGGTTGCGCACGGTGTGCGGGGCCGGCGGCGTGCTCTTGCTCGCGGCCGTCGTGTGGCGCTGGAACACGCCGCGCTTCCTGTACCGAGGGGGCTTCCTCGTCGTCGCGCTCGCCGCGGGCGCGCTCGTGGTCGCGGCCGCGGAACGGGGCTGGATCGCACGGTTGCTCTCACTACGTCCGCTCCCGGCGATCGGTCTCGTGTCGTACGGGCTCTACCTCTGGCACTGGCCCGTCGACCTCGTGCTCAGCACCCCGCACGTCGCGTGGCACGGCTTCCCCCTCGTCGCGGCGCGGTCGGCCCTCACCGGCGCGCTCGCCACCGCGTCGTACGTCCTCGTCGAGCGCCCGATCCGGCGGCACGGTCTCGCCGCCCTACGCGGGCTGCCCGAGCGGATCCGCGGCGTGGCGATCGCGTCCGGCGTCGCCGGCGCAACTGCGATCGCGCTCATTCTCTCGACGACGGGCGCGCCGAGCCTCGCGCTGCCGTCGTCGCTCCCGGCGACGCCGCCGAACGCCAACGCGACGCGCATCCTGATGCTCGGCGACTCGCAGATGTTCACCCTCGGCTTCTGGGGCGCCGACGAGTTCGATCGGTCCAAGGCGCAGTTCGAGCCCGGCGCGCTGCTCGGCTGCGGCATCTTCGATCCGGACAACGACGACGGCAACTGCACCGACCGCGCGTCGTCGTGGGCGGACGACATCACGCAGTTCGACCCCGATCTCTCGGTGCTGCTCGTCGGCGCGTGGGAGACGCAGGACTTCACGCTCGACGGCCACCGCTATGTGCACGACACGCCCGCGCACGAGCACGCGCTCGAACGCGTGCTGACACACTCACTCTCGACGCTCACGCGGCGCGGTGGTCACGTCGCGTTGCTCGAGGTCCCCTGCTACGGCGAGACGAATGCCGCGGACCCGACTCGCATCGCGCGCGACGACCCGCGTGCGGTCGCGGAGGTGAACACCGCCTTCCGCGCGGTCGCGACGCGCGACCCGTCCGAGATCACCTTCGTACCGTGGGCGAACGTGATCTGTCCCCGCGGTCACTTCGTGACGCGCATCCACGGCGTGGTCGTGCGTCCCGACGGCGTGCACTACCGCGACACGGCGGGCGGGGCGATCGCGGCGGACGCGATCATCCCGAAGATCACGCGCTTGGCAGACACCGCGCACGCCGAACGGCGGTCCTGA
- a CDS encoding DUF1565 domain-containing protein — MGRKWGRAVVIGAAVLVTAGGISGTASAASSRLGGARSDAARAVKATGTYDAELSGTSTELVITADKGNSSKEGTFQLTDLQDSGTWLEAGTTIVLLVTASPEQSRVDRLLIGTVTATDISGTYTSGIAPASWSATRAAAAHTNARLHPAAPPAAARANGSYLFTLAGGATGSLVLDHEQFTAKDGTATVSIGGGGSGPWIADGKRFAMAMIAGSDAGTLYVGSLEPDGISEGIKPGAYAVLGTGVGRWTAVRDKTCGSTYTVDSVVGNDANRGSCTAPFKTMTKALAVVTSGQTLAVEAGTYQPKKHDPTFSVPSGVTLIGSTGSHGLSPARQVVGGMNLDAAGASVRGLWIEGAVHVGGANVSLIDNTLMSSYLHSCIEITSSVNVVVSGDHVSSCYPAGVQLDTNAAARFTNDSFTGSAIGVYSGVQANANLGTTKFSGRNTLSCNSLGDLEVSSSTQAVGDAWDHVPPTQAIAPPTNSVDISTYNDATVNSASATIAASPCE; from the coding sequence GTGGGGCGGAAGTGGGGACGAGCGGTCGTCATCGGCGCGGCCGTTCTCGTCACGGCGGGCGGCATCAGCGGCACCGCATCGGCGGCATCGAGCCGGCTCGGCGGGGCGCGCTCGGATGCGGCGCGCGCGGTGAAGGCGACGGGCACGTATGACGCCGAGTTGTCGGGCACGAGCACCGAGCTCGTGATCACCGCCGACAAGGGCAACTCGTCGAAGGAGGGCACGTTCCAGCTCACCGACCTCCAGGACTCGGGCACCTGGCTGGAGGCGGGCACGACGATCGTGCTCCTGGTGACGGCATCGCCGGAGCAGAGCCGGGTCGACCGGCTCTTGATCGGAACCGTCACCGCCACGGACATCTCCGGTACGTACACGAGCGGGATCGCGCCCGCGAGCTGGTCGGCGACGCGCGCCGCGGCGGCGCACACGAACGCACGACTGCATCCCGCGGCTCCGCCGGCCGCCGCGCGCGCGAACGGCTCCTACCTGTTCACGCTCGCGGGCGGCGCCACCGGGAGTCTCGTCCTCGATCACGAGCAGTTCACCGCCAAGGACGGCACGGCGACGGTGTCGATCGGCGGCGGCGGCTCGGGTCCGTGGATCGCCGACGGGAAGCGGTTCGCGATGGCGATGATCGCCGGTTCCGACGCCGGCACGCTCTACGTGGGCTCGCTCGAACCCGACGGAATCAGCGAGGGCATCAAGCCCGGCGCGTACGCGGTGCTCGGCACCGGCGTCGGTCGGTGGACTGCCGTGAGAGACAAGACGTGCGGCTCGACCTACACCGTCGACTCCGTTGTCGGCAACGACGCGAACCGCGGGTCGTGCACCGCGCCGTTCAAGACGATGACGAAGGCGCTGGCGGTGGTGACGTCGGGCCAGACGCTCGCGGTCGAGGCCGGTACGTATCAACCCAAGAAGCACGATCCCACGTTCTCGGTTCCGAGTGGTGTGACGCTCATCGGGTCGACCGGGAGTCATGGCCTGTCGCCGGCGCGGCAGGTCGTCGGAGGCATGAACCTCGACGCCGCCGGCGCGAGCGTCCGCGGTCTCTGGATCGAAGGTGCGGTGCACGTGGGCGGCGCGAACGTCTCGCTCATCGACAACACGCTGATGTCGAGCTATCTCCATTCCTGCATCGAGATCACGAGCTCGGTCAACGTCGTGGTGAGCGGCGACCACGTGTCGAGCTGCTATCCCGCGGGTGTCCAACTGGACACGAACGCCGCCGCGCGCTTCACGAACGATTCGTTCACCGGAAGCGCGATCGGTGTCTACAGCGGTGTCCAAGCGAACGCGAACCTCGGCACGACAAAGTTCTCCGGCCGCAACACGTTGTCGTGCAACTCCCTCGGTGATCTCGAGGTGTCGTCGTCGACCCAGGCCGTCGGCGACGCCTGGGACCACGTCCCACCCACGCAGGCGATCGCGCCGCCGACAAATAGCGTCGACATCTCGACGTACAACGACGCGACGGTCAACAGCGCGTCGGCGACGATCGCCGCCTCGCCGTGCGAGTGA